The following proteins come from a genomic window of Kitasatospora sp. NBC_01246:
- a CDS encoding Uma2 family endonuclease, protein MSIDPAVYARLREIADQLPQIPGIGKVEIADGEIVMMMSPVKRHELAVIRLARQLNAQLPNTHPGYIAHGGADLEDVGLGRLRNPDLMVFPEAALDDEGRALLPHEILLVAEIVSKSNPENDYHGKVRDYAAMGIPLYLLVDPRKGTGIVHDGPGYPSRREFAFGDTVTVGPWTLDTGVLRTYA, encoded by the coding sequence ATGAGCATCGATCCTGCTGTGTACGCCCGGTTGCGCGAGATCGCCGATCAGCTGCCGCAGATTCCCGGAATAGGGAAGGTCGAGATCGCTGACGGCGAGATCGTCATGATGATGTCCCCGGTGAAACGGCACGAGCTCGCCGTGATCCGCCTGGCCCGGCAACTGAACGCCCAGTTGCCGAACACCCACCCCGGCTACATCGCCCACGGTGGCGCGGATCTGGAGGACGTCGGACTGGGACGGCTGCGCAATCCCGACCTGATGGTGTTCCCCGAAGCCGCCCTGGACGACGAGGGACGAGCTCTGCTCCCCCACGAGATCCTGCTGGTGGCGGAGATCGTCTCGAAGTCGAACCCGGAGAACGACTACCACGGCAAGGTCCGCGACTACGCGGCCATGGGCATCCCGCTCTACCTGCTGGTCGACCCCCGCAAGGGCACCGGCATCGTCCACGACGGGCCCGGCTACCCGTCCCGCAGGGAGTTCGCCTTCGGCGACACCGTCACCGTCGGCCCGTGGACGCTGGACACCGGTGTCCTGCGCACGTACGCCTGA
- a CDS encoding alpha/beta fold hydrolase, producing MASYVLVPGMLHGAWWYRPLTEGLRAAGHEVYPVTLTGVSERGHLNNAVVDLDTHVQDVVGLLEAERLTDVVLVGHSYGGMVLSGVADRVPERVGALVYADAFVPRDGESAYRIVNEVWKQRYLAGAAAGGGVTVVGSNPALDPRATVHPVASLLQPIALTGAADAVTRRVYIHAERFEDSPLLETFDRLRDDPAWTVHTLPVGHDLIREAPEEFLKIALTAAG from the coding sequence ATGGCCAGCTACGTACTCGTCCCCGGCATGCTGCACGGCGCCTGGTGGTACCGGCCGCTCACCGAGGGGCTCCGCGCCGCCGGGCACGAGGTGTACCCGGTGACGCTGACCGGGGTCTCCGAGCGCGGGCACCTGAACAACGCGGTGGTCGACCTGGACACCCACGTGCAGGACGTGGTCGGGCTGCTGGAGGCGGAGCGGCTCACCGACGTGGTGCTGGTCGGGCACAGCTACGGCGGGATGGTCCTCTCCGGGGTCGCCGACCGGGTGCCGGAGCGGGTCGGGGCGCTGGTGTACGCGGACGCCTTCGTCCCCCGCGACGGCGAGTCGGCCTACCGGATCGTCAACGAGGTCTGGAAGCAGCGCTACCTGGCCGGCGCCGCGGCGGGCGGCGGTGTCACCGTGGTCGGCTCGAACCCCGCCCTCGACCCGCGCGCCACCGTCCACCCGGTGGCCAGCCTCCTCCAGCCGATCGCCCTCACCGGCGCGGCCGACGCCGTCACCCGCCGGGTCTACATCCACGCCGAGCGCTTCGAGGACAGCCCGCTGCTGGAGACCTTCGACCGCCTGCGCGACGACCCGGCCTGGACCGTGCACACCCTCCCGGTCGGCCACGACCTGATCCGCGAGGCCCCCGAGGAGTTCCTGAAGATCGCCCTCACGGCGGCCGGCTGA